CAGTTATTTATCGGGGGGATACCCACTTTGGGGGTTCTCGGACTGCGTTTCGATTCCCTGGCCTGAGGACCGGGCAGGAAATGCTTTATGGGGCCTTTGCATGCCACAAAATGCTTACATTTTGGCCACATCCCCGCAGCTGTAGTTAATTCAAGCCCGAAACGCCAAGAGGATATGCTCTTTTGATGGACATTTAGGCAGGCCAAAAATACCCACATTAAATGTCTCAATACGTAGGAGTCACAGGGGTCATTTCTCATATTTCCCGCTTCCCCTGCCCATTTCAGGCTCTGGCCAGATCCAACTGTGGCAGTTCCTGCTCGAGCTGCTCTCGGACTCCAACAACGCCAGCTGCATCACCTGGGAGGGCACCAACGGCGAGTTCAAGCTCACCGATCCCGACGAGGTCGCCCGCCGATGGGGCGAGCGGAAGTCCAAGCCCAACATGAACTACGACAAGCTCAGCCGCGCCTTGAGGTGagttttacttttacttttattaagccaatttggaatttataaatttgtttaaaggAAAATGTATTAGAATAGagtatctttttattttgcattttttcaattacaaAATCGTATAGatatggaaatattaaaaaaaattgttgctTTATTATATTACGTGTTCAATCTTATCAGTTTGTGTTTCTTTCATTAACAAAATCATATAtaatttgcaaatatttatatttcaaaaaagttgggtacattacatttttaactAATAATAAAGCATTTGTCAAGGCTCTGGTTGAAGTCCAATACATCTTCTAACTATTTGTCTGTATTTTTCCGCATGTTATCTCACGAATTAAtccaaatacaaaaaatagttCGAATTCGGATTATTTCCCAACCACATGGGGTTgttttttccctgtgcactGAAGTAGACCCCAATTAGCCGATATCTGCGCCTCGAAATGCGAGCATGTGTGCAATTTGGCATTCGGCTCATCAGTAAATGATTTGTCCCTGCACTGATTAGCCGATTCGATGGCTAAACAGCCAGAAAATCACCCAAAAAACTGGCTAATCCACTTGCTGGCCAAGACTTTGGCCCACTTGattgtgtgggcgtggcaggtcGGCACAGAAATTCAATCATAAATTGTTCCCTCGGTCCGAGCGGGAATGTAATCGAAAATCCAATAAATTCGAAATCTAATTTCAGAAGAAGGTAACTCGATTTCGCAAACTGGAGCTCCAATATTTGACTGAGCAGTGGCATATGCACAACTATTTGTGCAACGGTCAATTTGCTGGGTAAACAGGACCAGGACTGAGCTGGCCTAATCCACTGGGCGAAGAACCCTTTTAGCCGGCTCCTTGAAACTGTCACTCGCAATCAGACGAGTGCCAATGAAGCGAATTCAAGTGGAAAAGTCCTGACAGCCAATTTGCAACAGGCTCCGCTCACAGatgtaaataaatgtaaaaagtcTAGAAAAATCACGCAACAACAAAGGAAGAGGCGGTGGGGAATGGAATCCTTTTTGATGTGCAGGAAGCCTCAGCATGTCTGTTCTTTTTGCGCATTTCAACTCAATTGAACACAAGAGACATCATCGCCGCTGGCTTTCATGTTTGCTCAGAAATgcgagagtgtgtgtgggtgtgggtgtgggtgtgtaaATTAACACTCAGCCCGGCCGGGATATATCCTTCACTCGCACGAGGACATACAAGACACCCAGGACACCCGGGACACCCAATCCCCGATCCCCGATCCCCACTCACCCACTCACCCACACAGCCGCACAGCAAGGACAAGTGCTTTAATGCTTCATTTGACATGTTTATTCACAGCCAGCTGGCCTTTTGTTGGCCTCTGCTGATCTGGCCTGTCCTGGCCAATCCTTAAAATGGCTTTGCTTTAATCCTTTTCTCGCCATGCAGTTATCCTGGCCCCTGATTGTGCCCCTTTGTCCTTGGCTCATCAGTCATTGATTGGCTTCGATTGTCTGGGCAAAGAGCAGCGGCACTTTCTTCTTTCACTCTTTTGCATTTTCCCCCGTCGAGCTTTTGTTTTTACTGCTTTTAATTTATGGCCGTAATTGGCATAATTTATGGACGGTAGAAAAAATAACAGAAAGAACGGTCTCAACTGCTCGCATTATGCCAATTTGCATTGATGCATTGAAATGTTTGCTCTGCCTGCAACgctttgtaatttatttgcccatttttttgcttttcactTGTCTGGCGGAAGTTGTGGACATTTTAAAGCGTAACAATAAACGAACAATATGCAGGAGGAAAGGGATATTAAATTGCCGTTTGAATGTGCTTTAAGGGCTGCGATATTCCGACGACTGGCCAAACATCCCAGCATAATGAAAGAAATCGCCTGCTAGCCCTCGAATGCAAACAAATTTCGCTCGGATTTCTTGGCCGTCTGCCCGCCCACACGATTTTACCCCTCGCTAAAAGTTATATTTGCGTTCTGGCACAAGGCGTTGCCATTTAATTGCTGAACAGCATCGGAAAAGGGAGCCGCGCCTGGGGAGCGGCACTAAAATCGCTTAATGTCAGCAAATTAACTTAAAACGCATAAAGCGAGCATTATtctgtaattatttattgtccTTTTGGGGGGAGTCTGCTCATCTCAGCTTTTGTTTGACTTTCCCACATTGAGATCAGGGAAATGgccagcaggaggagcagcttCACTGTTCGGGGGTTGATTGTTTAGGTCCAAACTCAATCTTATGGGTATGGTTGTAATAGTGTTAAATAGTAGTCAAGAATGAAAGATATACACTTGCTTGGATCGAGTTTAAAGAGCTTAGGTTTTGCTAgttataataattttcttaatCATCCTAGAGAGCCAAATAGATTTTATAACAAATATTAAGGTAACGTTCATCGAGTGTTTTACTGACTGCTTTCTCCCACTTCCCCCTGCAGATATTACTACGACAAGAACATAATGACCAAGGTGCACGGCAAGCGGTATGCGTACAAATTCGATTTCCAAGGCCTGGCAGCCGCCACTCAGCCGGCGGCCAGCGATCCCACCTACAAGTACCAGAGCGACTTGTTCATGACACCATATCACCACAGCGCCAAGCTCAGCTCGTTCATGAGTCCGCACCACGGCATGACCTCATCCTCGGGTAAGCACACGTTTGGGATATCCGTATAAGGAACCATCCATAACTCATTCTTATAGCTTCCAAAAAATGAGACACcgctttaaattattaatgtgATCTCAATGAATTCTCCATTCCTAATTaactaaaatacaaatatttacactCAATGAAATTGATTATAAATTGCGTTATTAATAAGTGTTAAACAATAGCCCACACAAGTCCTTAAATGGAAGTGCACCTTTTTAAAACGCAAATTAACAGCTTTAGCcattaaacaaaactttacaATAGAAGAATACATTTAAATGAATagatttaaatgaataaaattaaatatgaaattttgaaataggttgagaaaaaatgttcgaggtctttataaattattttaatttatttaataaaagaatttgtatatttaaaatacacttTTCTAAACTGAACATTTCCTTTAACTTTCTTACAGCTTCGATCTTCCCGTCGGCCGCCTCGTGGGGCAACTGGGGCAGCCCGGCCACGAACCTGTACCAGCCGCACTCGATGAGCCATGTGACCCCCTCCCACGTGGCGCCCCATCTGAGCAGCTATCCCCACTACGCATGACCATCATCGTCCGGTGGCGCCTTCTAATATGAGAGCAACGCCATCGCCGGTGCCTCGGGCATTGGCGGCGGCACGGCCTCGACGGGCGTGGGCCTCGGCGGAGGTGGAGCtgggggtggtggtggcgcCTCCGGTGTCAGCACGGGCGTGGGCTCCACCTcgagcagcaccaccagcagcggagcaggaggaggcggtggaggaggcggcggaggcACTGTCATGAGCGGCTTTTCCAGCAACGGCAACCTGAACGGAGCCCACGTCTCCAGCAGCGGAGGGTCGTCCAGTGTGAGCAACAACCTCAACATAGCCACGGCCACCTTGACGGCGGCTCCGGCTCATGCCAGCGCCGGATTCGGGACGATTGGCGGCCTCAGTGTGGCCGGCATGGGCGTTGGGGTCGGAGTGGGCGTGGGGGGTGGCAACTCGACGCTGAACTCGCTGGTCGTGGGCAACCGCCTGATGAACAGCAGCCTGCCCACGCTGCTCAAATGATGCCACTTGGAGAAGTTCGGGCTGACGATGGGCGCAGGTCCTTCGCCGCCGGCTGCCACGCCCGCAGGCGAAAACATACCGCCGTACCACCATCACGGGCATCCCGCCCACTCCGGACTTCCAGGACACGCCGGCAACTACGGGGCCAACGAGCGGGCCCTGTACGATTATCTGGACATGAAGAGCGGCGAGCAGGCCACGTTTTTACTGTAGATGCCAGGCAAAACTTGTAACCAGAACCACCAGAAACGatccaaacaaacaaaaatcgaAACGGAAAGCAGGCAGCAAAAGTATTTGCGGCGGATTTTATTCATAGGTACTTAGCGAAAGACACCCATAAGTCCTAACCCGAAGATTATAAAAAGCAGAGGCAACACGACCCCCGGCTAAGTATTTTACGTGTGAGTGTGAGTGAGTGAATGATTCGTTGTTGCCCTAGGTTTAGGAACTAACTTTCCACTAATATACGATTAAGAACCGAACCGATATAGTTGGCATTCGAAGCTAAACCAAGCTCTAGGTGTTTTAGTGTATCAAGGACTAACTCTTTCCCTAAATTCAAAGCAGAACTTTTCCAGGCTAAGACTCCGAATAGTTCCAGAATTCTCCAATTGTTGTTAGCATTTTGTGTGTAAAGCATTTGTAAATAGCAAAGTAACAATATCATCCTCCAAATAACGTTCAGCACAACAGTGAATGTCTAGTTATAAAAGTTTGCCACATTCTCACTTCAATTTACgatttgtatataaatatttgcctaagtgtaaaaatgtttagagCGTAAAGTAGCCTATTGGTTTATTTGAATTAAAGCATTAAATTCGGTTTTACGTTTACCAATTTTCGTTTATCTCTTATCGTTTCGAGATGGTTGACTGTGATAGTTGATTGTACAGTTAAAActcttacatattttttaaataccaaattacaaacgaataaatattaaaataaattacgaGTACGTACTAACCCCAAGTCTAGACATACTATATATTTGTgtgtaaaaaagaaaactttctAAATTGTAAGTCAAAGTTTAACTATAATAATACGATgcgaatatatatatggaaatttaaatgtgtGTAACTATATGTATTTACCGAATCGAAATACGACAAAAAGCGAACTAATCGTTAACGATCTAAgtgtatacaattttaaattctgaATGTAAACTCTACGAAGCGGAAAccaatataaaaacaaacatcaGCGATGCCCACACACCGAAACCCTCTAAgaatttagttaatttaagGCAAAAActttcaacaaaaataaaacccaatTCAAAAAGACTCGATTCCTATCGGTTAAACGTGTTTTTATTGGAGAATATTAACAAGATTTGTTATGTACAGCAAGGGGGAAAGAGGTGGCTACCCTAAACTTGGACTAATCCGCTGCAGAATCACCGGCTACTGCTCCTGATTGAACCACTTGAACTCGTAGTGTTTCAGCgagttctcctcgggcagCGCCTCCTTGGCGTCCAACTTCCGCCAGCTAACGTGCGGCTGGAATCCAAACTCGTTCGCAATGTACTCGATGGTCCGCTGCACTGCATCCTCGCCGATGGCGAAGTAGCTGCCCTGCTTGTCACCATTGCGACCGCCGGTCTCCTCGTGCCCGTTGTAGTCCAGGATGTATTTGAATTTGTACAGGTCCCCCGTGGCACCAGCGGCACTTGCGCTTCCGGAACCAATTCCTCCGCCTAGCCCTGAGGCTTTGCTTCCGGAACTGACTCCTCCAAGTCCGGATCCTGACGAGCTCGCACCACCGACTCCTCCAAGTCCGGATCCTGACGAGCTCGCACCACCGACTCCTCCCAGCCTAGATCCTGACGAGCTACTGCCACCTACTCCTCCAAGTCCAGATCCTGTCGAGCTTCCCACAGGTTCCGATGGTTTCCTGCCTCCAGCTACTCCCAATCCAGATCCTAGAGGACTTCCTCCAGCTGAACCTCCTGATGCCTTACTCCCTCCTGAACCTCCTACGCCGAAAACACCGCCAGATGCTCCAGTTGGTGATCCTCCAGATCCAGATCCTCCCGCAGGGGCCTTTCCTGCCGAGAAGCTTCCACCGCTTGCTGAACTTCCGGCTTGTGGATTGGCTGATACTCCGGAAATTCCCGCAATGGTTGCCGAATCTGATAATAAGCCCAAGGGAAATTTAGTACAGACTCGAACCATAAGGTAGAAGATGTGTAGAAAAAGTGTATATACTTAGTGCAAATTTATACCAATAGGTGGCTTTtggttttggtattttttggcAGCACCCAAAAAACatacttaaaattaatttaattgaatttgtaAAAGTTTCAGAGAAAGaactttaactttaagaaaaatGCCACAAAATTGAGAAATTTGTAATAGATCTTCAACAAATTAGTTATTTTGGGTATGCAAAAAAGTCAGACCCAGGACagacattaaaaattaaatattataaatactttaaaatatcttcCCCCAATTTGGCTTACTCAAGAGAAGTGCTTGGTGTGGGTTCTGTGTGAGTGTGGGCTGTGCCTTCGAACGCGTCACTGTTTTCGCAGAGGCAACTCCCGATCGAAGGACCTTTCTAATGTCTGCACTCGGGCTTTGTGCTACGGATTGAATGTAGCTGGCGATCGGAAGACTGGCTTGGCCCTCAACAGCAAAGATTTTCACTTGACTGGCGGGCACCGATGCGGGGGCAACCAGTGGCTGTTTCGCCAGGGCCACAGGACCTGTGATCTGGCCTGCATACGTGATGGCTTCCCTTACTGCAGCCTCGTCCAGTTGGATGTTCAATGGCGGATACACCGGCGGTCCAGCCTTGTCGACC
This window of the Drosophila biarmipes strain raj3 chromosome 3L, RU_DBia_V1.1, whole genome shotgun sequence genome carries:
- the LOC108028681 gene encoding DNA-binding protein D-ETS-3 isoform X2; this encodes MLDIKSSADYLSRSTGSFSNFSMLFADSSYKSSWGSHSSTQSQGYSSNALGIKHDPHSQLRQPDPYQMFGPTSSRLASSGSGQIQLWQFLLELLSDSNNASCITWEGTNGEFKLTDPDEVARRWGERKSKPNMNYDKLSRALRYYYDKNIMTKVHGKRYAYKFDFQGLAAATQPAASDPTYKYQSDLFMTPYHHSAKLSSFMSPHHGMTSSSASIFPSAASWGNWGSPATNLYQPHSMSHVTPSHVAPHLSSYPHYA
- the LOC108028682 gene encoding protein lethal(3)malignant blood neoplasm 1 isoform X2, whose translation is MSPKMIAIVCSLLLLCTLTRVLSAATTVRPYKFGFTIDEQQHRAEKRDERGIIMGEFGFITADGIYHVTVYATDEEGKFRIISMKSYPYAGPVGQKTLPVATTPKALPLPAAVPRNTFNTEGCAGCFLKKSPPKTEIRTLSQPLAPAQTAMNTYYTTKGAVTGHVSTQTSNSQSSSGNKKIDFNVGVVDKAGPPVYPPLNIQLDEAAVREAITYAGQITGPVALAKQPLVAPASVPASQVKIFAVEGQASLPIASYIQSVAQSPSADIRKVLRSGVASAKTVTRSKAQPTLTQNPHQALLLNSATIAGISGVSANPQAGSSASGGSFSAGKAPAGGSGSGGSPTGASGGVFGVGGSGGSKASGGSAGGSPLGSGLGVAGGRKPSEPVGSSTGSGLGGVGGSSSSGSRLGGVGGASSSGSGLGGVGGASSSGSGLGGVSSGSKASGLGGGIGSGSASAAGATGDLYKFKYILDYNGHEETGGRNGDKQGSYFAIGEDAVQRTIEYIANEFGFQPHVSWRKLDAKEALPEENSLKHYEFKWFNQEQ
- the LOC108028682 gene encoding protein lethal(3)malignant blood neoplasm 1 isoform X1: MSPKMIAIVCSLLLLCTLTRVLSAATTVRPYKFGFTIDEQQHRAEKRDERGIIMGEFGFITADGIYHVTVYATDEEGKFRIISMKSYPYAGPVGQKTLPVATTPKALPLPAAVPRNTFNTEGCAGCFLKKSPPKTEIRTLSQPLAPAQTGKPEGSPDYGLNVQLPFRDSIAQTVAKRLGLDQDTQQSTNTYTNAPNTKHIELGLNLAMNTYYTTKGAVTGHVSTQTSNSQSSSGNKKIDFNVGVVDKAGPPVYPPLNIQLDEAAVREAITYAGQITGPVALAKQPLVAPASVPASQVKIFAVEGQASLPIASYIQSVAQSPSADIRKVLRSGVASAKTVTRSKAQPTLTQNPHQALLLNSATIAGISGVSANPQAGSSASGGSFSAGKAPAGGSGSGGSPTGASGGVFGVGGSGGSKASGGSAGGSPLGSGLGVAGGRKPSEPVGSSTGSGLGGVGGSSSSGSRLGGVGGASSSGSGLGGVGGASSSGSGLGGVSSGSKASGLGGGIGSGSASAAGATGDLYKFKYILDYNGHEETGGRNGDKQGSYFAIGEDAVQRTIEYIANEFGFQPHVSWRKLDAKEALPEENSLKHYEFKWFNQEQ